The bacterium sequence GCCGAGCGGACGGTCCGGGTTCGTTCGACGTCGAGCAGCTGACGCGCGCGTTCAACGGCGCGTGTGTCGACCCGCCGCGAGGCGGTAGGTGCGCCGCGGGCGCGCTCTCCCGCCAGCAGGCCTTCCGCCAGTTCTACCACGAGGTCGTCGACGGCGAGCGGCTCGAGGCCGGCTGCGAATACCTCGGTGATCGCCCGCGCGAGCCGGACGTTGCCCGATACCGGATCCCTGAGAAACGGCAGCGGATAGGGCCGTCCGCAGACCACCCGAACCGCGTCGGCGAGCCGTGCGGGCTCTACATACACAATCCGGTATCCGAAGCCTGCCTCGCCGCCCGCGCGCCCGTCGTGGAGCTCGTCTGGGTACAGCACCGTGACCTGGCCCGGCGCGCTCGCGTGGACGGCGCCCCGATAATCGAAGACCTGTAGCCCGAAGTCGGTGAGCCCGATCGCGTACGTGGCGTGGCGGTGCTTCCGGTAGCGCTCGCCGGCGAAGGACGCCCGGAAGAGCTCGACCCCGTCGAGCGGGCCGGCGCTTGCGATCCATTGCCGTCCCGGCTCCCGGCACGATCGTTCAAGACCTTCGCCGGCCGATGTGGTGTGCTTGAAACGCATGGCGACGATTCTCCCACGGTTCCCTAAGGGCCGCGTTCAATGACTACCGGCCAGGCGGTGGCGTTCCTGCTCTTCGCCGTGGCCGCCGCCGGCACGCCCGGCCCCAGCAACGTGATGTTGACGGCGACCGGCGCACAGGTCGGCGTGCGGCGAGGGCTCCCGTGTCTCCTCGGCCAGACGACCGGCATGGGGCTTATGCTGTTCGGCGTGTTGGCCGGGCTCGGCAGCCTGGTGCTGGGACATCCGGCCGTGCTTCAGGCCCTCCGTTGGGGCGGCGCGGCGGTGCTGCTCTGGCTCGCGTGGAAGATTGCCACGGCGTCGGGCGGCATCGACGCGGCGCCCGGCGGACGGCCGCTCGGTTACCTGGACGCGGCCGTCTTTCAATGGGTGAATCCCAAAGCGTGGCTGGTCAGCGCGAGCGCCGCGGGCACGTTCATGACGGCCGGCGCCGGCAGTCCCGTCGCACAGGCGGCGCTGCTGAGCGCGCTCTTCGTCTCGGCCGCCCTGCCGAGCTGCTTCCCGTGGCTGGCCTTCGGCGCCGCGGTGCATCGCCTGCTCCACAGCCCGGGCCGCCGGCGCCTGTTCAACGGCGCGATGGCCGCGCTACTCGTGCTCTCGATTGTGCTCATTCTGCGCTGACGGGGAGGAACCATGGACGCCACGG is a genomic window containing:
- a CDS encoding AraC family transcriptional regulator — its product is MRFKHTTSAGEGLERSCREPGRQWIASAGPLDGVELFRASFAGERYRKHRHATYAIGLTDFGLQVFDYRGAVHASAPGQVTVLYPDELHDGRAGGEAGFGYRIVYVEPARLADAVRVVCGRPYPLPFLRDPVSGNVRLARAITEVFAAGLEPLAVDDLVVELAEGLLAGERARGAPTASRRVDTRAVERARQLLDVERTRTVRSAELEAVTGLTRYDLARQFRVALGTSPHRYQLMRKLERAREAIHRARSLADVASDAGFADQAHFTRAFVSAFGLTPGRYRRLRRPLFLPKAG
- a CDS encoding LysE family translocator, encoding MTTGQAVAFLLFAVAAAGTPGPSNVMLTATGAQVGVRRGLPCLLGQTTGMGLMLFGVLAGLGSLVLGHPAVLQALRWGGAAVLLWLAWKIATASGGIDAAPGGRPLGYLDAAVFQWVNPKAWLVSASAAGTFMTAGAGSPVAQAALLSALFVSAALPSCFPWLAFGAAVHRLLHSPGRRRLFNGAMAALLVLSIVLILR